One stretch of Malus domestica chromosome 14, GDT2T_hap1 DNA includes these proteins:
- the LOC103454974 gene encoding zinc finger protein SHOOT GRAVITROPISM 5: MEGDDQKELQLLPSPHWMTSPPSDSSIRYRRSKSAVQEGPNDSQLDLQLSISVRPAKPSSSDCYAFANPNTSEFDVLKPKAASCMESLKWQAAEQIRLAATEKAYAERVRELARREMELAQSEFTRARHMWERAREEVEKAERMKEKAMLQMDSTCMEITCQSCRQRFRP, translated from the coding sequence ATGGAAGGAGATGATCAAAAGGAGTTGCAGCTCCTCCCTTCTCCTCACTGGATGACATCTCCGCCGTCGGATTCTTCCATAAGATATCGTCGATCAAAGTCAGCAGTGCAGGAAGGGCCTAATGATTCCCAGCTTGACCTACAATTATCAATCAGTGTAAGGCCAGCCAAACCTTCTTCCTCGGATTGTTATGCCTTCGCCAATCCGAATACTTCCGAGTTTGATGTCTTGAAGCCCAAGGCAGCCAGTTGCATGGAGTCTTTGAAATGGCAGGCGGCGGAGCAAATCAGACTGGCGGCTACGGAGAAGGCGTACGCGGAGCGAGTGAGGGAGCTCGCAAGGAGAGAGATGGAGTTGGCTCAGTCGGAGTTTACGCGTGCCCGGCACATGtgggagagagcgagagaggaaGTGGAGAAGGCCGAGAGAATGAAGGAGAAGGCAATGCTTCAGATGGACTCGACGTGCATGGAGATCACTTGCCAGTCGTGCCGGCAAAGGTTTAGGCCGTAA
- the LOC103415158 gene encoding uncharacterized protein, protein MNSRELALVSTAAVFGALASALTCRFFFSNPKRQSPKLDLSKNGVVSRKCSSQSPFDPSKREGYLSWDDYFMAIAFLSAERSKDPNRQVGACLVSENGVILGIGYNGFPRGCSDDKLPWAKKSRTGDPLETKYPYVCHAEVNAILNTNHASAAGQRLYVTMFPCNECAKIIIQSGVAEVIYFVEKRLNNPEVAYIASHKLLSLAGVKVRKHQPYLNQILVKFEEP, encoded by the exons atgaactccCGCGAGCTCGCCCTGGTCTCCACCGCCGCCGTTTTCGGTGCCCTGGCCTCTGCGCTCACTTGCCGTTTCTTCTTTTCAAACCCTAAGAGGCAGTCCCCCAAACTCGATTTGTCGAAAAACGGCGTCGTTTCCAGGAAATGCTCTTCTCAGAGCCCTTTCGACCCCTCAAAGCGCGAAGG ATATTTATCATGGGATGATTATTTCATGGCAATTGCATTTTTATCAGCTGAAAGATCCAAAGATCCTAACAGGCAG GTTGGAGCATGCTTGGTGAGTGAAAATGGTGTAATTCTAG GAATTGGATATAATGGGTTCCCGAGAGGTTGTTCGGATGACAAGCTTCCTTGGGCAAAG AAATCCAGAACTGGGGATCCTTTGGAGACAAAGTATCC TTATGTTTGTCATGCTGAAGTCAATGCTATCCTAAACACGAATCATGCTTCTGCTGCAGGACAG AGGCTTTATGTGACCATGTTCCCCTGCAATGAGTGTGCCAAGATAATCATTCAG TCAGGAGTCGCCGAAGTTATATATTTTGTGGAAAAGAGGTTAAACAATCCAGAAGTTGCCTACATTGCTTCCCATAAACTACTATCATTGGCTGGTGTGAAA GTCAGGAAACATCAACCATACCTTAACCAAATTTTAGTCAAGTTTGAGGAGCCCTAG
- the LOC103454972 gene encoding F-box protein At1g67340-like, with protein sequence MEAATLQRKKLRSSRRSNAAAKSDFFDGLPDDLVVFVLCKLSSSASSPSDLINVLLTCKRLNRLGLHSLVLSQAGPKAFAIRAKNWSDSAHRFFKQCVTAGNIEASYTLGMIRFYCLQNRGSGVSLMAKAAMRAHALALYSLAVIQFNGSGYSKNDKDLRAGVALCARAASLGHVDALRELGHCLQDGYGVKQNVTEGRRLLVQANARELASVLRSSAAWRSHHYQHFYACLTGLVSCPLLSDFGCNVPPPELHPANRFMREWFGSGRWMAGQGMRLCSHVGCGRPETRPHEFRRCSVCGTVNYCSRGCQALDWKLRHKVKCKPIERRLAVDGEAVEELGGLVEGEEGDNMAVG encoded by the exons ATGGAGGCGGCGACGCTGCAAAGAAAAAAGCTCAGAAGCTCCCGCCGATCAAACGCAGCCGCGAAGTCGGATTTCTTCGACGGCCTGCCCGACGATCTCGTTGTCTTCGTCCTCTGCAAGCTCAGCTCCTCCGCTTCCTCGCCGTCCGATCTCATCAACGTCCTCCTCAC gtGTAAGAGATTGAACCGGTTAGGACTCCACTCTCTGGTATTATCACAGGCCGGTCCAAAAGCATTTGCAATCCGGGCCAAGAACTGGTCCGATTCTGCCCACCGGTTTTTCAAACAGTGCGTCACCGCCGGTAACATCGAAGCTTCCTACACTCTCGGAATG ATCCGATTTTACTGTTTACAAAACCGAGGGAGCGGGGTGTCGCTCATGGCGAAAGCCGCCATGAGAGCCCACGCGCTGGCGCTGTACTCGCTCGCCGTGATTCAGTTTAACGGCAGCGGCTACTCCAAGAATGATAAGGACCTGCGCGCTGGCGTGGCTCTCTGCGCTCGAGCCGCTTCCCTCGGCCACGTCGACGCGCTTCGCGAGCTCGGCCATTGCCTCCAGGACGGTTACGGAGTCAAGCAGAACGTCACCGAGGGACGCCGCTTGCTTGTCCAGGCCAACGCGCGGGAGCTCGCGTCCGTTCTACGCTCCTCCGCGGCGTGGCGGTCCCACCATTACCAGCACTTCTACGCCTGCCTGACGGGTCTGGTCAGCTGCCCGCTGCTGAGCGACTTCGGGTGCAACGTCCCGCCTCCGGAGCTCCACCCGGCGAACCGGTTTATGAGGGAGTGGTTCGGGTCGGGGCGGTGGATGGCGGGGCAGGGAATGAGGCTGTGCTCGCACGTGGGGTGCGGGCGGCCCGAGACGAGGCCGCACGAGTTTAGGAGGTGCTCGGTTTGCGGGACGGTGAATTATTGCTCGCGTGGGTGCCAAGCGCTGGATTGGAAGCTGCGACACAAAGTCAAGTGTAAGCCGATCGAACGGCGGCTGGCGGTTGACGGTGAGGCAGTGGAGGAGTTGGGGGGACTGGtggagggtgaagaaggtgACAATATGGCCGTTGGTTAA